A genomic window from Winogradskyella sp. J14-2 includes:
- a CDS encoding COX15/CtaA family protein has translation MKKDNKAVIYWLLTGCFLIFIMVIVGGITRLTHSGLSISNYKLISGVIPPMNEIEWNEAFDLYKQYPEYQKLNYGMSLEEFKDIYFWEWIHRVIGRFIGLVFIIPFIYFLIRKQLTKSTTKKAIVLLIMGGFQGFLGWYMVKSGLVDRPDVSHYRLAAHLTTAFLTFAYTFWVALDLIFPSKKAIDTKLRNFIRLGLVVLIIQIIYGAFVAGLDAGWIHNHWPFMNEGKLMHETVYTELNPTYLNFIEGKSGVQFMHRTLAYVVVIFILTIWYKATRNDLSKWQTKGVNSLLIVVGIQFLLGVLTLLLAVPVWLGVLHQVVAFILLSCMVFTLHRFSK, from the coding sequence ATGAAAAAAGATAACAAAGCCGTTATTTATTGGCTACTAACCGGTTGTTTTTTAATTTTTATTATGGTTATTGTAGGTGGTATCACCAGACTTACGCATTCTGGGCTGTCCATCTCAAACTACAAACTGATTTCTGGAGTCATACCACCAATGAACGAGATAGAGTGGAATGAGGCATTTGATTTGTATAAGCAATACCCAGAATATCAAAAACTTAATTATGGCATGTCCTTAGAAGAATTTAAGGATATCTATTTTTGGGAATGGATTCATCGTGTTATCGGTCGTTTTATTGGTCTGGTCTTTATAATTCCGTTTATTTATTTCTTAATTAGAAAACAACTCACAAAATCTACTACTAAGAAAGCAATCGTGTTGCTCATTATGGGTGGATTTCAAGGCTTTCTTGGTTGGTATATGGTAAAGAGTGGTCTTGTAGATAGACCAGACGTAAGCCATTACAGATTAGCAGCACACTTAACAACTGCATTTTTAACGTTTGCTTATACATTTTGGGTGGCACTAGATCTTATCTTTCCAAGTAAAAAAGCTATTGATACTAAACTTAGAAACTTTATTCGACTAGGTTTGGTGGTTTTAATCATTCAAATTATTTATGGAGCCTTTGTTGCTGGTTTAGATGCTGGTTGGATACACAATCATTGGCCTTTTATGAACGAAGGCAAACTGATGCATGAAACGGTTTATACAGAACTAAACCCAACATATCTTAATTTTATTGAAGGAAAAAGTGGCGTGCAGTTTATGCACAGAACATTAGCTTATGTAGTTGTTATTTTCATTCTAACTATTTGGTACAAAGCCACACGAAACGACCTATCAAAATGGCAAACAAAAGGTGTTAATAGCCTTTTAATTGTTGTAGGAATTCAATTTTTACTAGGTGTTCTTACACTATTGCTTGCTGTACCTGTTTGGCTAGGTGTTTTACATCAGGTAGTTGCATTTATTTTGTTGAGTTGTATGGTTTTTACGCTACATCGTTTTAGCAAGTAA
- a CDS encoding CCA tRNA nucleotidyltransferase encodes MNHKQALKHRIFKTISQSAKELNIDSYVIGGYVRDYLLERGNAKDIDIVAIGSGIDLALQVSKNLATNPKVQIFKTYGTAMLRYRDIEIEFVGARKESYNEDSRNPIVENGTLQDDQNRRDFTINALALSLKETNFGKVLDPFNGIEDLDKGIIRTPLDPNITYSDDPLRMMRAIRFATQLNFKIEDNSLKAITTNKDRILIITKERIVTELHKILESDKPSIGFKLLEKTGLLDHILPELTALKGIDEKEGQRHKDNFYHTLEVVDNIAKTTDNLWLRWAALLHDIGKAPTKKFHKKIGWTFHAHEFVGSKMVYKLFKRLKMPLNDKMKFVQKMVLMSSRPIVLASEVTDSAVRRLVFDAGDHVDDLMTLCEADITTKNPEKFKKYHNNFKRVRDKIVEVEERDRVRNFQPPVSGEEIMKAFNLKPSREIGIIKEAIKEAILEGDIPNEHEAAYKLMIEQGKKLGLKTS; translated from the coding sequence ATGAATCACAAACAGGCTCTAAAACACCGTATTTTTAAAACCATCTCGCAATCCGCAAAAGAATTAAATATAGATTCTTATGTTATTGGAGGTTATGTGCGCGATTATCTATTAGAGCGCGGTAATGCCAAAGATATCGATATAGTGGCCATTGGCAGCGGCATAGACTTGGCGCTACAAGTTTCAAAAAACCTAGCAACAAATCCTAAAGTACAAATATTTAAAACGTATGGCACTGCAATGCTACGTTACCGAGATATTGAAATAGAGTTTGTTGGTGCACGAAAAGAAAGTTACAACGAAGACAGCCGAAATCCTATTGTAGAAAACGGCACTTTGCAAGACGACCAAAACCGACGCGATTTTACAATAAATGCACTCGCTCTAAGTCTCAAAGAAACAAACTTCGGGAAGGTATTAGACCCTTTTAATGGCATTGAAGACTTAGATAAAGGTATTATCCGTACACCTTTAGATCCTAATATTACTTATAGTGATGACCCACTTCGTATGATGCGCGCTATACGCTTTGCAACGCAGCTTAATTTTAAAATCGAAGATAACTCCTTAAAAGCAATAACAACCAACAAGGATAGAATACTAATTATAACCAAAGAACGCATTGTAACAGAATTGCATAAAATTCTAGAAAGCGACAAGCCTTCAATAGGCTTTAAACTTTTAGAAAAAACAGGACTCCTAGACCATATCCTACCAGAACTAACAGCACTAAAAGGTATAGATGAAAAAGAAGGCCAAAGGCATAAAGATAACTTTTACCACACCTTAGAGGTAGTAGACAATATTGCAAAAACTACTGATAATTTGTGGTTGCGTTGGGCTGCACTTTTACATGACATCGGGAAAGCACCAACAAAAAAGTTCCATAAAAAAATTGGCTGGACTTTTCATGCCCATGAGTTTGTAGGTTCTAAGATGGTTTATAAATTATTTAAACGACTCAAAATGCCATTAAACGACAAAATGAAATTTGTGCAAAAAATGGTATTAATGAGTTCTCGCCCAATAGTTTTAGCCAGTGAAGTAACAGACTCTGCGGTAAGGCGATTGGTATTTGATGCTGGTGACCATGTAGATGATTTAATGACACTTTGCGAAGCCGATATTACAACTAAAAATCCTGAAAAGTTCAAAAAATACCATAACAATTTTAAACGTGTAAGAGACAAAATTGTTGAAGTCGAAGAACGTGATCGAGTAAGAAATTTTCAACCACCTGTTTCAGGCGAAGAAATTATGAAAGCATTTAATTTAAAGCCTTCTAGAGAAATAGGCATCATTAAAGAGGCTATTAAAGAAGCAATATTAGAAGGAGATATTCCTAACGAACACGAAGCTGCCTATAAACTAATGATAGAACAAGGAAAAAAACTAGGATTAAAAACTAGTTGA